The following are from one region of the Georgenia sp. M64 genome:
- a CDS encoding thioredoxin domain-containing protein gives MANHLAGSTSPYLLQHAENPVDWWEWGPEAFAEAKRRDAPILLSVGYAACHWCHVMAHESFEDATVAEAVNTSFVAVKVDREERPDVDAVYMAATTALTGHGGWPMTCFLTPDGEPFYCGTYYPRQTFLQILDAVSRAWTDRREEVLDAGGRIVAALSEGVSTGRPVALDAAALDAAAATLEESFDRTNGGFGRAPKFPPSMVLEFLLRHHARTGDPRSRRMVDVTADAMARGGMYDQLAGGFARYSVDASWVVPHFEKMLYDNAQLLRLYLRLHRATGSALAERVVRETAEFLLRDLRTAEGGFASSLDADAAGHEGLTYAWTPAELAAVLGPDDGARAADLMAVTEVGTFEKGTSTLQMRRDPADPRWWADVRDRLLRARADRPQPARDDKVVTAWNGLAVAALAEAGALLGEPGWVAAARTCAELVMDRHVVDGRLRRASRDGRVGTAAAVAADHGDLAEGLLALHQATGEARWLEDAGWVLDVALEHFAADGGGFHDVADDAEQLLSRPRDLADNAEPAGTSALSGALLTYAALTGSDRHRQAAEQAVAAAGALAAAEPRFAGWTLAVAEAALAGPLQVAVVGDDDAAAEMVAAARASSSPGLVIAFGAPDLPGVPLLADRPLLRGAATAYVCRGFVCDLPVTDVPALLAQLGGRVPIDGAG, from the coding sequence ATGGCCAACCATCTCGCCGGATCGACCAGCCCCTACCTGCTCCAACACGCTGAAAATCCAGTGGATTGGTGGGAGTGGGGACCCGAGGCGTTCGCCGAGGCGAAGCGCCGTGATGCACCAATCCTGCTGTCCGTCGGGTACGCGGCCTGCCACTGGTGCCACGTCATGGCGCACGAGTCCTTCGAGGACGCCACCGTGGCCGAGGCCGTCAACACCTCCTTCGTCGCCGTCAAGGTCGACCGGGAGGAGCGCCCCGATGTCGACGCCGTCTACATGGCCGCCACGACCGCGCTGACCGGCCACGGTGGGTGGCCCATGACGTGCTTCCTCACCCCCGACGGCGAGCCCTTCTACTGCGGCACCTACTACCCGCGCCAGACCTTCCTGCAGATCCTCGACGCCGTCTCCCGCGCCTGGACGGATCGGCGCGAGGAGGTGCTCGACGCCGGCGGGCGGATCGTCGCGGCACTGTCCGAGGGGGTGAGCACGGGCCGGCCCGTCGCGCTGGACGCCGCCGCCCTCGACGCTGCCGCCGCCACGCTGGAGGAGAGCTTCGACCGCACCAACGGGGGCTTCGGCCGGGCCCCGAAGTTCCCGCCGTCGATGGTCCTGGAGTTCCTCCTGCGCCACCACGCCCGCACCGGCGACCCCCGCTCGCGGCGCATGGTCGACGTCACCGCCGACGCCATGGCGCGCGGCGGCATGTACGACCAGCTCGCCGGGGGCTTCGCCCGGTACAGCGTGGACGCCTCGTGGGTGGTGCCGCACTTCGAGAAGATGCTCTACGACAACGCCCAGCTGCTGCGCCTCTACCTCCGTCTCCACCGGGCCACCGGCTCGGCCCTGGCCGAGCGGGTGGTGCGCGAGACGGCCGAGTTCCTCCTGCGTGACCTGCGCACTGCCGAGGGTGGGTTCGCCTCCTCCCTCGACGCCGACGCCGCCGGCCACGAGGGCCTCACCTACGCCTGGACGCCAGCCGAGCTGGCGGCGGTCCTCGGCCCCGACGACGGCGCCCGTGCCGCCGACCTGATGGCCGTGACGGAGGTTGGCACGTTCGAGAAGGGCACGTCGACCCTGCAGATGCGCCGCGACCCGGCCGACCCGCGGTGGTGGGCCGACGTCCGCGACCGTCTCCTGCGTGCCCGCGCCGACCGGCCGCAGCCGGCCCGCGACGACAAGGTCGTCACGGCCTGGAACGGTCTCGCCGTCGCCGCGCTCGCGGAGGCCGGGGCACTCCTCGGCGAGCCGGGCTGGGTGGCCGCCGCGCGCACCTGCGCCGAGCTGGTCATGGACCGGCACGTCGTCGACGGCCGGCTGCGTCGCGCGTCCCGGGACGGCCGGGTGGGCACGGCCGCCGCCGTCGCCGCCGACCACGGCGACCTCGCCGAGGGTCTCCTCGCCCTGCACCAGGCCACCGGCGAGGCGCGGTGGCTCGAGGACGCGGGCTGGGTCCTCGACGTCGCGCTCGAGCACTTCGCCGCCGACGGTGGCGGTTTCCACGACGTCGCCGACGACGCCGAGCAGCTGCTCTCCCGGCCACGCGACCTCGCGGACAACGCCGAGCCGGCCGGCACCTCGGCCCTGAGCGGCGCCCTCCTGACGTACGCGGCCCTGACCGGCTCGGACCGGCACCGTCAGGCCGCCGAGCAGGCGGTCGCCGCGGCCGGGGCGCTGGCGGCGGCGGAGCCACGGTTCGCGGGCTGGACCCTGGCGGTCGCCGAGGCGGCGCTCGCCGGCCCCCTGCAGGTGGCCGTCGTCGGCGACGACGACGCAGCCGCCGAGATGGTCGCCGCCGCCCGGGCGAGCAGCTCCCCCGGCCTCGTCATCGCGTTCGGTGCGCCGGACCTCCCCGGCGTCCCCCTGCTCGCCGACCGGCCGCTGCTTCGCGGCGCGGCGACCGCCTACGTGTGCCGCGGGTTCGTCTGCGACCTGCCGGTCACCGACGTCCCCGCCCTGCTGGCCCAGCTGGGCGGGCGGGTGCCGATCGACGGGGCGGGCTGA
- a CDS encoding DUF6766 family protein, with protein sequence MGSTHPRPRFFTAYSFAIVTGALFVLSWVGQLVFQLIEVRNDSAEHGQAFEWAQFWPQFLSSTFENWQSEFLQLVWQAAGLALFYFWGSSQSREGDDRMEAKIDRLLMDRGIDPAEFELAEDLRAEGQVGRP encoded by the coding sequence ATGGGTTCGACTCATCCCCGGCCGAGGTTCTTCACGGCCTACTCCTTCGCGATCGTCACCGGCGCGTTGTTCGTCCTCTCGTGGGTCGGGCAGCTCGTCTTCCAGCTCATCGAGGTCCGCAACGACAGCGCCGAGCACGGGCAGGCCTTCGAGTGGGCACAGTTCTGGCCCCAGTTCCTCTCGTCGACGTTCGAGAACTGGCAGTCCGAGTTCCTCCAGCTCGTCTGGCAGGCGGCCGGCCTCGCCCTCTTCTACTTCTGGGGCTCCTCCCAGTCCCGGGAGGGCGACGACCGGATGGAGGCGAAGATCGACCGGCTCCTCATGGACCGAGGCATCGACCCGGCCGAGTTCGAGCTCGCGGAGGACCTTCGCGCGGAGGGACAGGTGGGCCGGCCGTAG
- a CDS encoding STAS domain-containing protein codes for MTDLVERPLVGSVELHPGAGRTTVVLLGVVDVSLTEQLAAAVARAADAGVPVVVDASAATTIDTAVAASLAWLAVSCPRPVRLVGATGAVRAVLDSTGVAELLDG; via the coding sequence GTGACAGACCTCGTCGAACGCCCCCTCGTCGGCTCGGTCGAGCTGCACCCAGGGGCCGGACGCACCACCGTCGTCCTCCTGGGTGTCGTCGACGTCTCGCTCACGGAGCAGCTCGCCGCCGCCGTGGCCCGGGCCGCGGACGCCGGCGTCCCGGTGGTCGTGGACGCCTCCGCGGCCACCACGATCGACACGGCGGTCGCGGCGAGCCTGGCTTGGCTCGCGGTCAGCTGCCCACGGCCCGTCCGCCTCGTCGGCGCCACCGGTGCCGTGCGGGCGGTGCTGGACTCGACCGGCGTCGCCGAGCTGCTGGACGGCTGA
- a CDS encoding GAF and ANTAR domain-containing protein → MYDHELFVRTLSEFTAKLLTHYEVDEVLCDLAERLTGLFALAGSGVTVGVEGRLQVAVTVPPHLTPLEKYQEEHQDGPCVEAYRTGEVVAVADLTGVGPRWPGYGAVAAEVGMRSVVGVPMKLGEQSVGALNMYQADPRQWQEDELAAARVLANMATAYLINASSYNKQAQLSEQLQRALDTRVVIEQAKGVLAEANGTDVDAAFERLRRHARNHNVKVHDVATAVVTLGLRP, encoded by the coding sequence ATGTACGACCACGAGCTGTTCGTCCGCACACTGTCGGAGTTCACCGCCAAGCTGCTGACCCACTACGAGGTCGACGAGGTGCTCTGTGACCTCGCCGAGCGGCTCACCGGACTGTTCGCGCTGGCGGGCAGCGGCGTCACCGTCGGCGTCGAGGGGCGTCTGCAGGTGGCGGTCACCGTCCCGCCCCACCTCACCCCGCTGGAGAAGTACCAGGAGGAGCACCAGGACGGACCGTGCGTGGAGGCGTACCGGACCGGCGAGGTCGTCGCCGTCGCCGACCTCACCGGGGTCGGGCCCCGCTGGCCGGGTTACGGTGCGGTCGCCGCGGAGGTGGGGATGCGGTCGGTGGTGGGGGTGCCGATGAAGCTCGGTGAGCAGAGCGTCGGCGCGCTCAACATGTACCAGGCGGACCCGCGGCAGTGGCAGGAGGACGAGCTCGCCGCCGCGCGGGTCCTGGCGAACATGGCGACGGCGTACCTCATCAACGCCTCGTCCTACAACAAGCAGGCCCAGCTCAGCGAGCAGCTCCAGCGGGCGCTCGACACCCGGGTCGTCATCGAGCAGGCCAAGGGTGTCCTCGCCGAGGCCAACGGCACCGACGTCGACGCCGCGTTCGAGCGTCTGCGGCGCCACGCCCGCAACCACAACGTCAAGGTGCACGACGTCGCCACGGCGGTCGTGACCCTCGGGCTGCGCCCCTAA
- a CDS encoding pyridoxamine 5'-phosphate oxidase family protein, with translation METLSRDTCLRLLPGEGTGWVTCADRHDRPALRPVDFVVHEGEVVFRTCYHDEVAEVLQETWVTVGFSALDERHRSGWWVTVTGQARLVGDDLVNPGLPHRECWIEPGAGLLVGVPLTDVRGHRLEPSSQGWTSRGRWSSGRRRPLRRHRPEPTSVGAA, from the coding sequence ATGGAGACCCTGTCCCGAGACACCTGCCTCCGGCTCCTCCCCGGCGAGGGGACCGGGTGGGTGACGTGCGCCGATCGGCATGACCGGCCGGCACTGCGACCTGTCGACTTCGTCGTCCACGAGGGCGAGGTCGTCTTCCGGACCTGCTACCACGACGAGGTCGCGGAGGTCCTCCAGGAGACCTGGGTGACGGTGGGCTTCTCCGCGCTCGACGAACGGCACCGCAGCGGCTGGTGGGTCACGGTCACCGGTCAGGCCCGCCTCGTCGGGGACGACCTCGTCAACCCCGGGCTGCCGCACCGCGAGTGCTGGATCGAGCCGGGTGCCGGGCTGCTCGTGGGGGTGCCCCTGACCGACGTCCGCGGCCACCGGCTCGAGCCGTCGTCGCAGGGCTGGACGTCGCGCGGTCGCTGGTCGTCGGGCCGACGGCGGCCGCTGCGTCGTCACCGGCCGGAGCCGACCTCCGTCGGCGCAGCCTGA
- a CDS encoding YihY/virulence factor BrkB family protein → MATDQKSRPHEDHPAKPDSPSDIRKPSWKYIAGRSAKEFVKDQSPDLAAALTYYAVLSIFPALIALVSILGLVGEAESTTNRLLDIMGSFVPADAMEQLQPIVSDLASNQGAGLGLVLGLLTALWTASNYVNAFSRATNRIYEVEEGRPFWKLRPVMYLLTLVLLVLVALVGLLLVVSGPVAQAIGDAIGLGATALTVWNIAKWPVILLAIIVIVALLYYFTPNIRQPKFRWISIGAVIAIVVAILASIGFGLYLSWAGGGESYQATYGALAGVIIFLLWLWIMNVALLFGAEVDAELERGRQLQAGIPAEEEIKLPVRDDTAIKKKAAKEEESLAKARAIRESAGRTDGQNTDDGDNGHRTGDDERAGTHRR, encoded by the coding sequence ATGGCGACCGACCAGAAGAGCCGTCCGCACGAGGACCACCCGGCCAAGCCGGACTCACCGAGCGACATCCGCAAGCCGTCGTGGAAGTACATCGCCGGCAGGAGCGCCAAGGAGTTCGTCAAGGACCAGTCGCCCGACCTCGCCGCCGCGCTGACGTACTACGCGGTGCTCTCCATCTTCCCCGCACTCATTGCGCTGGTGTCCATCCTCGGCCTCGTGGGGGAGGCGGAGTCGACGACAAACCGGCTCCTCGACATCATGGGCTCGTTCGTCCCGGCGGACGCCATGGAACAGCTCCAGCCGATCGTGAGCGACCTCGCCTCGAACCAGGGCGCCGGCCTCGGCCTCGTCCTCGGTCTCCTCACGGCCCTGTGGACGGCGTCGAACTACGTCAACGCGTTCTCCCGCGCGACCAACCGCATCTACGAGGTCGAGGAGGGGCGGCCGTTCTGGAAGCTCCGCCCGGTCATGTACCTCCTCACCCTCGTCCTGCTCGTGCTCGTCGCACTCGTCGGCCTCCTGCTCGTGGTGTCCGGCCCGGTGGCCCAGGCGATCGGAGACGCCATCGGACTGGGCGCCACCGCACTCACCGTCTGGAACATCGCGAAATGGCCCGTCATCCTGCTCGCGATCATCGTGATCGTCGCCCTGCTGTACTACTTCACGCCCAACATCAGGCAGCCGAAGTTCCGCTGGATCAGCATCGGCGCCGTCATCGCCATCGTCGTGGCCATCCTGGCGTCCATCGGCTTCGGCCTGTACCTCAGCTGGGCGGGCGGGGGCGAGAGCTACCAGGCAACGTACGGCGCCCTCGCCGGCGTCATCATCTTCCTGCTGTGGCTCTGGATCATGAACGTCGCCCTGCTCTTCGGCGCCGAGGTCGACGCCGAGCTGGAGCGCGGCCGTCAGCTCCAGGCGGGCATCCCGGCCGAGGAGGAGATCAAGCTTCCCGTGCGCGACGACACGGCGATCAAGAAGAAGGCTGCGAAGGAGGAGGAGAGCCTCGCCAAGGCCCGCGCCATTCGTGAGTCCGCCGGCCGGACCGACGGCCAGAACACGGACGACGGCGACAACGGCCACCGGACCGGCGACGACGAGCGGGCCGGGACCCACCGCCGGTAG
- a CDS encoding PQQ-dependent sugar dehydrogenase → MRRAVWLLVPALALGACAPSGPGTAVPTATSAATAGTGEATAVPSAGASTEPPTATSDDAPDGPVVLASGLHVPWGLALLPDGSALVTLRDRGEVLRVREGAEPVSLGEVPGVFPGGEGGLLGVAVAPGDDDADLLVYLYLTTQRDNRVLRMRLEGDALVEDRVILEGIPRGQNHNGGRLAFGPDGYLYVSTGDAGQARHAQDPASLGGKILRVDGDGGVPPDNPDPGSPVWSLGHRNVQGLAWAPDGRLFASEFGQNTWDELNLITRGGNYGWPTVEGIGGQAGFTDPLVQWPTADASPSGIAVADDAVWLAALRGESLWRVPVDGGDEAVGEPERLLEGEYGRLRTVVADGDGRLWLLTSNTFRGEPAPDDDRLVRLDPAGLP, encoded by the coding sequence GTGCGCCGGGCCGTCTGGCTCCTCGTGCCGGCGCTGGCGCTCGGCGCGTGCGCACCCTCCGGCCCCGGGACGGCCGTCCCGACAGCGACGAGCGCGGCGACCGCGGGGACCGGTGAGGCGACCGCGGTGCCGAGTGCGGGCGCCTCCACCGAGCCGCCCACCGCCACGAGCGACGACGCGCCGGACGGGCCCGTCGTCCTCGCGAGCGGCCTGCACGTGCCGTGGGGGCTCGCGCTGCTCCCGGACGGCTCGGCACTGGTGACGCTGCGCGACCGGGGGGAGGTGCTGCGCGTGCGCGAGGGGGCCGAGCCGGTCTCCCTGGGCGAGGTGCCGGGTGTCTTCCCGGGCGGCGAGGGCGGCCTCCTCGGTGTCGCCGTCGCGCCCGGCGACGATGACGCGGACCTGCTCGTCTACCTCTACCTCACCACCCAGCGGGACAACCGGGTGCTCCGGATGCGGCTGGAGGGCGACGCCCTGGTCGAGGACCGGGTGATCCTCGAGGGGATCCCGCGCGGGCAGAACCACAACGGCGGGCGGCTCGCCTTCGGCCCCGACGGCTACCTCTACGTCAGCACCGGTGACGCCGGCCAGGCCCGCCACGCCCAGGACCCGGCGTCGCTCGGCGGGAAGATCCTGCGGGTCGACGGCGACGGCGGCGTCCCGCCCGACAACCCCGACCCCGGCTCGCCGGTGTGGTCCCTCGGGCACCGCAACGTCCAGGGCCTGGCCTGGGCGCCGGACGGACGGCTGTTCGCCTCCGAGTTCGGGCAGAACACGTGGGACGAGCTCAACCTCATCACCAGGGGTGGGAACTACGGGTGGCCGACCGTCGAGGGGATCGGCGGGCAGGCGGGCTTCACCGACCCTCTCGTACAGTGGCCGACGGCGGACGCCTCACCCAGCGGCATCGCCGTGGCCGACGACGCCGTGTGGCTCGCCGCACTGCGTGGGGAGTCGCTGTGGCGGGTCCCCGTCGACGGCGGCGATGAGGCGGTCGGCGAGCCCGAGCGGCTGCTCGAGGGCGAGTACGGCCGGCTGCGCACCGTCGTGGCGGACGGCGACGGCCGGCTGTGGCTGCTGACGTCGAACACCTTCCGCGGCGAACCGGCGCCCGACGACGACCGGCTGGTCCGGCTGGACCCCGCCGGTCTGCCGTGA